A genome region from Euphorbia lathyris chromosome 4, ddEupLath1.1, whole genome shotgun sequence includes the following:
- the LOC136227679 gene encoding RING-H2 finger protein ATL74-like, whose product MAILHHRPHRHLLDSQPNNPNGSRSSGALSSNYNSEANFDTNMVIILAALLCALICALGLNSIVRCALRCSRRFAFENPNEAAARLAATGLKKTTLRRIPVVIYGVSGIRILATDCAICLGEFSDGEKVRVLPKCNHGFHVRCIDTWLGSHSSCPTCRHSLLEQTDGSSETGGDVAVRIHGNDHLPMPTDEVG is encoded by the coding sequence ATGGCAATTCTTCATCATCGTCCTCATAGACATCTCCTTGATTCACAACCAAATAACCCAAATGGAAGCAGAAGTAGTGGTGCTCTCAGCAGTAACTATAACAGCGAAGCTAATTTCGACACGAATATGGTTATAATTCTCGCAGCGTTACTCTGTGCATTAATCTGTGCTTTGGGTTTAAATTCGATTGTTCGATGCGCTTTAAGATGTAGCAGAAGATTTGCTTTTGAAAACCCAAATGAAGCAGCAGCTCGTTTAGCAGCAACAGGGCTGAAAAAGACAACATTGCGACGGATTCCTGTCGTTATTTACGGGGTGTCGGGAATAAGGATTTTAGCGACGGATTGTGCAATTTGCCTAGGAGAATTTAGCGACGGAGAGAAAGTTCGggtgttgccaaaatgtaatCATGGGTTTCATGTAAGATGTATTGATACATGGTTGGGTTCGCATTCTTCGTGTCCGACTTGCCGACACTCGTTGTTAGAGCAAACAGATGGGAGTTCTGAAACTGGTGGTGATGTTGCTGTTAGAATTCATGGAAACGATCATCTTCCTATGCCTACGGACGAGGTAGGTTGA